The Plasmodium vinckei vinckei genome assembly, chromosome: PVVCY_09 genome includes the window TCGAATTCGAACGATCTAATACGGATTTTAACTACTTCAAATctgtataaataattgtatatagcaaaaaaatatatgtgtattttatttataaaaaattatatatgttttaagTACATAATCTAagaatacatttttatcgtTAAGGAGACAAAACAATTCATTACATGTTCATATAAGTTcggtaataaaaatatattaaagaatataaaaacggAGAGGAAATAATTAccttattgttattttacACAATGGTGGTAAATTGTGttcaaaatgaatataataaaagctTCCACTTTTTggtatattttcaatattatcaaaGTTGCTAAATTTAAtgttgaattttttaagtgCGGTTTCaccaaaataaataaaattacatttttcatttgacTTGTCATAATCATTAGGGGCATTCCCTTGAATCATTATTGTGTGTAACAAAGGTGTCAAATGATAAGGTAATTTATCAACGAATAGAAAATCACTATTTTGATttacatttaaattttgaaatatatataataatgagctttgttttttttttatgtcagCAGTTATCATACTATTAGCTTCTTCTctaattatattaacatttatatattcttctAATATGTTTTGTTGTGGATTTtgcataatattatataaatttatattgtcATAAAACATATCTGTTGTACCATGctttttgaaaattgtTGAAATAAAACTTTCATCCTTTTTTTGGACAATAAGTGTATTCCTATTTATCAAAGGGCAATTATTTAAACTATATTTCGAATCTATTAAATCTATAATTCTAacatcttttttttgatcATGGTGTGTAATATAATCaatgtataataataaaaaattttcatcattatcatttaacTCAAATCCTATATTGGTAGAAAGCTTAGATATTAAATATGCAGAACTTACTGCATTGAATAATCCTCCAAAATCTTTACATGGGtataactttttaataaatgaaaaatattcagTACATATACTTTCATCAGGTAGAAATgcaaaaattttattatgaacTTTTATCAGAtcctttattttcaaaagatTAGTCGATACACCAGTAATAGACCATATTTCGTTTAATAATTggtgtaaaataaatatttcatgcTTTGAAAATTCGCTATTTTCCGTttccttattatttttatcattgtCTCCCTTTTTTAGTTCAACTTCAAGAGTAAAACCATATGGATATTTGTCCAAATATTTGTTGTTGTAATAATTTCTGTAAACCcctctttttatatttattttaagaGATTTCACATAGCTCAAtacttttaataaatttattggAAGAAAATTATCTTTATAATCTTTTCCATTAACATCCAATTTTAGTTTAACATGCACTAAATTATTATCGAGAGATAATACATTGGCACTTTCATCTATGACATACGATTTTGCTAAATATACCACACATATTAttgctaaaaaaaaatattttacacctttcatttgaattttaaaatgtcCCCAAAAAATTCCCCCTTTTACTATCTAATTATAGTTATTATTGCATAtctattttgttatttatattatgttaCATTAGCCTAATTGTGgctttacatatatttatattattatcgaTGTTTCACTTAAAAATAGTGTGGCTTCTTTACTTTGAATTATATGTTTCATCAGTTAAaagttataataaatacaaaaaaaataaaataaataaaaatataatagcaaaatataagtttttttaaggctatataattatttcttaatatataacacacctttacattattacaaatgatttataataaaagtattaaaaaaatgaaaggtgaaacaaaaattaaaaatatcgtTGATCCATATGAGaaacaaatttttacatttatttttaatataattttttacaatatgaaaaaaacatataaaaattatgcatatttctgctttaaaaaagaaaattaagGGCCCTTGGCCTTCTTCGATGTGTAAATCTGTTTATATTTACCCTTTTTGGCcgtttctttttttttataatcataTTACTGTAATacgataaaatatttatgatatcctgttttttttctattttaatGATCCCAATCtgatattgaaaaaaaaattatcatttcTATATcgcaataaaataataaaagcagattaaaacataatttatacttttaatatttatacctttttatataaaattttatttcgttCAGTTAAATGCCTATCTACATAAGGATGGAGAAACCTGTTTTGCATTTCTAGCGAATTCgtcatttttatgtaagGTGGGTAATACCAATAATTAAATGCTAAATGGtctaaataaatatgaacaaaatttattagtGTATATTTCACTAGAAATTAAAGGTGTATACATTtatagaatatatataaaacatgtgtattaatatataatatttttatgtaggCTTGAAAATTGTGTTACATTTCTCATTTGAAAAGGATTTAACTTCGTGAAACCATCCACATGGCAAATACactgttaaaaaaattaaaaaatatgattcattatgtattattatatgaaatgtcatattatgaataatatatattcatattttatcttaCGTATGTCTCCtttatttatgcatatctcaatatatttgttttctaTTTCGGTGGTATCATCAAAGATACAATCATCTAAAAATTTAAGAAAGCAAaagcattaaaaaaatgtgtattattgttttttggtttaatataaaataaaatatgaataaataaaaaaataaatatataataaccaGATGTTCTGTCTGATGTATTAATAAGACAAAAATGATTTGGTATATCGTTTCTCGCGCTTTCTTTATGCCGGAATTTTGATTTACGAATTCTGTAgcttaaaatattatcttcTAATGCATTTAatctatataaataaaaaatcatcatgcatataatgttgttaatacattttcttagttttatatgtgtatatatttatctgaATTACTTCTGCTCCGCTTTATCTATAGaattttcaattatttcATCGTCCAGAAGCTTGTCTAAAGGtgttatacaaaaaaaaatatatatccctaacttatagaaatataaatggtATATACTGGTGAAgagttatataaaatattattatttattacccTTTCTATTTAAATACATTTccattaaattaatatcgtaatatatattatccactttttttttgtatacatCTAAATAATTTGATCCTGAAATAATATGTGAAATAGGTATATcttcatattatatattctttcatgcttattttatatttagtttgaatttatatatttgttgtGTTTACCATCACTTCTAATAAATGGCGAGTATGCAATTAAACCATTATTATGAATACGGGATATGTTTCCtatagacaaaaaaattcaatataataatttatattgtaGAGCTTCCTACAAATTAATatggaatatatatttttattgtacataaaaatgaaaaaataataataccatttgtttttaataaatgagCAAAATGTGGGCTATATATCCTAAAGATTTTTTTCcctaaaataattatacatagaaaatttacaaaataaaataaattattatagctatttaatgaataaaaatttgtacatattgaaaaaatgtataaccTTCTagtaaaacatatatattatcatgaTAATCATGATgcaaaaatgtttttaaatttttatcatcattatttcCTAGCCAAATATTATACTGATATATTTCCAAGttactaaaaaattaatataaaaaaaaaggaaaaagaCAAAGATGACcgaaatataaagaaaaatatgggAAATTTGgatgaattaaaatttaattaccCCATAATGTCTAATTCCTTTGGGAgataatttatcatttgtTGAGTAATCGAGTTACATAAATCAGATGGGTGATAtgcattttcttttatatattgggtatttaaataataattagtATTTCCTTCTTCCAATAATGATAAGAAATCATGAAATTTCATTTCGACTTTTTCCCCTGTTCCAAAAGagtttgatattttttgttctaaTTGAACATTTACATTTTCCATATTATTCTTCATGAAGTTAATATCTATGttcaatttatttttaattacatGCTcactaaaaaattattaaagaaaaaacataCTTAAATCAaagaataatttatttaaaacagATATTTTAACAACCCAATCAACATATATTAACagaaacaataataatataaataaacaacaaatgaaatatacacacctttttaatatgcatggttttctttttaatatataattcaaataaaattccTCTGCTGTTATATTATGATCAATTTTATCAATctgatttattttacttttatgGAAACAAAATctgtatattataaaaacaacatcaaagattttattttatgttaaGTGATAAGgcaaacaaattatatacatacaatatatagatatgcACATCccaaatatttcaaaattcTGGTGTTGTAACATAAGTTCATACCCGATGTATTGGTCTTTTGTTGCCATTTTGtagaattatttaaaattaaaattttatatttttaaaaaggcatcacaaaatatttcattatttttttatagtaaATAACAATTGTTTAATGCATTATATGAacatacaaataattttgcaAATTTAGTATATActataaatttgtatttttttgtataataaaCTTGACAATCAAAGTTAAcattcttttatatataaaaatggttGTTATATAacaacaaaattataaaaatatgtaacaaaaatattgtggaaaatcatataattaCTAAATCtcgtatatatttttgttttattttgtttattatgtaATTTGTCAGGGTAAATAAaagttattttatttaggttacaataaaaaaaaaaatacaagcTATTTCAATGGCTATagtttaataatatatgaagGGTAATAAATGCATTCCGAacaaacaatttttataggGTAAAGCACTATTTCAGGAaaagtattttttacttataataaaaaataatttttattcacCATTTATACTTCATTTTGatgataaacaaaatatacataaataaaacatacaaatatatacatatgtggaaattattttatatagaaaaattaattttttttttcgtttttatgaaaaatttagaaccttattatatattgctacttttttttgtttttttaacaatgttataattaaaaatatatatattgttctatttattgtttttcgCATATATATCCGTCCACATATGGTATTAATACTATATACACGAAATAACcaataaacataaaaattcatttaataaaagGGGGAATATATACAAGAAATAATGTCTGGATCATTTggatatgtttatataggCATAATTtcgatattattattaaaaatgtgtgtttcattttataaaaatcaaaatgacAGAAGCAATATaacatcaaaaaaatatgatggCTCTACCAATTTAGTATCCAAATCCacaattcatataatatccGATATcacaaataattttggtAAATATTATGTTGCGAATTTTGCCactcaaaaatatatcgtTGGGATAATCCcaatatataaatcttataataaagaatatgaaGATGTTTCAAATTTTAACGCATTTATGGCacgtttttttaattttttaaatttacgAAATGGAAAAGTTATATTAGCAAGTGAAGATAACAGTGTATTAAATTTCATTCAAAATACAATAGAAATAAAcgatgaaaatgatgatattttattagcATCATGCATTATTAGTAATGGAAAAGTATCTGTTGTCGTGTGTGGTATTAATTATGAAAAGGGAATGGATAAACTTGACCTTTTTTTAAGGGATAAAGAACAAGAAAGCTATGTCGTTATAAACAACCTATTCATTAATGATAATGTTAACAtgcaaaatgaaaatttaaaacatatCGAATTGTTAGAAAAAATACCTTCATCTCAGGAATGCAATGATATATCTGATTTGTCAtcctttttaaattattttaatgttAATAAGGATTGTCTAAATGATTTTTATTCacttatgcatataaatattaaaaattatatatatttttacaaactTCTTGGAAATAATGCGTATCCAGaaactattttaaatatatatatgcacgATAGTCATACGAgtgcaaaaatatataattcaataatatatatgtaccaTGCCTTAATTTGTGAAgctataaaaaagaatgagaaaaatattatgatgaaaaaattttatccACTTTATTTCCAAAGCCATAATTATAATCAAATGAcaaaatatgtgtatatgaAGTTAGAAAACAATatgttgttttatttttataaaagctatttatatttatattatcaaataaCCACGTTTTTTTCACTGAATGGTCAATAATTTACTCacgattttattttttttgtcgagaaatatgtaaaaggatatattacatatgtTGTTACAACTGTAACAAAACACAATAAACGAGCACAAgattcattttctttatctaTGTTTTCGTTATTCGTTACTTAAGTTTGATCAGTTCATCAATACACATTTAATTGCATACGTTGTagatataaacaaatacttttatagtatatttgtattcgcgctgttatatttattattatttttattaatgtaTAACACCTGTTAAGTATACAATTTGAGTGTTtccatattttgttttcatctatatatataattaccTAAATTCACTTCTTTAACTTAATATTGTATACAATTGTCATtagattaaaaaaatatgtacatagtatataaatttttaataaccAATTGTttgacaaaataaataaaaacactATACTGAAAATAGATAACTAAtggtttattattatattttttatgaatataatttttcatttataaagTATTATCGCtagtaatattaaaaaggcttaatatgcataaatgGTTATATacttcaaatatattttaggaATAAATCAATACAAtgaatatatcatttatttaatccttcattatacataaatgaattattttatataaatgtgggaattattatttttgtaagcTAGTTTTTCcaacaatttttaaaattatatattatgtacgttatgaatatattatatattaccaTTTCGATAGcgtatttttcaaaatacatttatacaagataaattcatatataattgtttgaaactcaatataaaaattatatacgtaattatgtaaatatactatttacaacgaaatattaaaaccgtagtaaataatatttcgaTGATTTTAGCATAACATTCCTTTTTCATGGTTTTgctatttaaatattcacataaaaatatatattttccagaaaaatgaaacaaagGAGATAAAATACAgctaatatataataattatgtgtatacatatatatttacatatacaCAAAATACAATGATGAATACTAACAGAATGTGTATGTTTCcttctttttataatttactATCTAACGACATttcttataaaataaaaggaaatatataGAGCAATAATAACTTATGTAAATGtagtaatatattcatacaTACTAGACCCTAaaaatcattatatatttaactatagtatatatataaataaatttattacatataatagTATGATATGGTAAATAAtgtatacaaataaataggttgataaataattacatacctgcatttatttacttacacatttatatacatgttttgataaacttttttgtaaaaaatggaaagcATCAGAAATTTAAAGAAGTCCTTTGAATCTAAGTATATCAAACCCAATCAAAAAGGGGAAGAAAAAGTACCGTCGAATGAAGGGACAAATGGTGATCATGCcataaattcaaaaaaaaatggtatcGATGAATcgaatgaaaatgataaagtAAAAACGAATAATAAAAGGATACTTGATAATGAAC containing:
- a CDS encoding GPI transamidase component GPI16, putative, producing the protein MKGVKYFFLAIICVVYLAKSYVIDESANVLSLDNNLVHVKLKLDVNGKDYKDNFLPINLLKVLSYVKSLKINIKRGVYRNYYNNKYLDKYPYGFTLEVELKKGDNDKNNKETENSEFSKHEIFILHQLLNEIWSITGVSTNLLKIKDLIKVHNKIFAFLPDESICTEYFSFIKKLYPCKDFGGLFNAVSSAYLISKLSTNIGFELNDNDENFLLLYIDYITHHDQKKDVRIIDLIDSKYSLNNCPLINRNTLIVQKKDESFISTIFKKHGTTDMFYDNINLYNIMQNPQQNILEEYINVNIIREEANSMITADIKKKQSSLLYIFQNLNVNQNSDFLFVDKLPYHLTPLLHTIMIQGNAPNDYDKSNEKCNFIYFGETALKKFNIKFSNFDNIENIPKSGSFYYIHFEHNLPPLCKITIRFEVVKIRIRSFEFEFDIDRGIILGSGIFMQKRNHSLPENNDFMYKYTPSILIDIVLPDTSMPFNVMAIATCVIMLFFGFIFKLTAKEETRYI
- a CDS encoding cupin-like protein, putative; translated protein: MATKDQYIGFCFHKSKINQIDKIDHNITAEEFYLNYILKRKPCILKSEHVIKNKLNIDINFMKNNMENVNVQLEQKISNSFGTGEKVEMKFHDFLSLLEEGNTNYYLNTQYIKENAYHPSDLCNSITQQMINYLPKELDIMGNLEIYQYNIWLGNNDDKNLKTFLHHDYHDNIYVLLEGKKIFRIYSPHFAHLLKTNGNISRIHNNGLIAYSPFIRSDGSNYLDVYKKKVDNIYYDINLMEMYLNRKDKLLDDEIIENSIDKAEQKLNALEDNILSYRIRKSKFRHKESARNDIPNHFCLINTSDRTSDDCIFDDTTEIENKYIEICINKGDILYLPCGWFHEVKSFSNEKYHLAFNYWYYPPYIKMTNSLEMQNRFLHPYVDRHLTERNKILYKKIGIIKIEKKQDIINILSYYSNMIIKKKKRPKRVNINRFTHRRRPRALNFLF